CTTCATGGCCCCTCTTCCTCAGGTGGCTGTGGGAGGGATGCGAGGCGGGTGTGTGCTGGGGAGCACCTTCTGGGCGGCCCCGGGAACCTCGTGCCGCTCTTGGGCCTGCTTGGGTTTCAGACGGCCTACTCTGGCCTCCAGGTCGCTTCTTAGGCCCTGGTTGGCCTCTCTCCCGAGGCGTGGGGACCTGGGAGCTCTTCCTGCTTCCCAAACAAGTCACTGGGGGCTGCCGCTGGGGCTCCCGGAACTGGGTCCTGCCCCTTCTTTCTCACCTTGATCTCAAGGTGTCTgggagagagggtccctgagattGTTACCTGGGAAGGTGTGTGAGGGAGCCCCTGACCAGGCCTGGAGATGGGGCGAGGGCTGGGAGGGGCACTGGAGGCAGGACCTCAGGTGAGTCCTGGCCGGCTGGCCGCCTGCTCTGGGCGGCCGCCGACGGGCGGTGAGCGGCCGGGCTGCTGGGCGTGGCGAGCGCGGCACTGGCCCGCTTGGTGTCCTCCGGAGTAGGAAGTGCAGCCGGGGGCCAAGTTGTCTGCATCTGGCAGAGGGGCCCATGGGCTCTGCCGTGAGCAGGAGCGGTTCTGGGCTGTGTGGCTTCCTCACCCGCCCTCCCAGGACCCGAGGCCCTTCCTTTTGATGGAGAGGGGCTGGCAGTTTCTTCCCAGCAGCTCTGCTTGGACACCGGGAGGAAGAAGGTGCCTGCGGCTCCGGACGGGGCACTGAGGGTGGCGGGACAAGGGCGGGGCCTCCCTCTGGGACTCCTGGCCTAGCCTACGTGGGCACGCCTGTGTTGAGCACCCCTGGGGAAGCGGCCCATGCAGGCTCCACACGCGGTCTGGAGTTCGCTGGTGGGGCTCTGGAGTAGAGTGAGCCCGTGGGACAGGCTTGCACTCAAGGGCGATGGGCGGTGAGCCGCTTCACTGGAGGGCCGCCAGGGTTCCGCTGGGTGGGGGCCGTGACTGCCTGCGACCAGGTGTGGACTGGCATCGCTTCCCTGGGCCGCAGGGCCGGGAGGACCCCTCCTGAAACAGCCCTTCCCCTCCGCTCCTCCAGGAGGGCGGGTCAGAGCTGGTGGGTCCTCCTGGAGGTGTTGGCAGCGTGGGTGCACGGGTTCGTCTCTGGGCAGAGGGCCTGGGGGGTCGGGGCAATCCTGGCCGCCGTGAGGCTGCCGGTGGGGGCCGGGCGCGGGTGCCCTCGAGCTGCGGTGGGTGAGCCTGCGCCCCTGAGGCTGTGGGCAGGGTAGGGGCGCTCTCCGCAGTCCGCATTCCATGCGTGCTGACGCTGACGAGGGCCGGGCGGCTGGCCTGGCGCCTTGGGCAGGCAGCACCCCTGCCCCGGGAGCCCGCCCGGCCCCTCTGCGCCCGGCCGGCGGGGCTGCCCACCTTGGAGGCGGTGAACGCTGCTGCTGAGGCTGTTCTCGCAGGCTACCTGAAGTGCCGTTTCCTTTCTTGTCTTTGAAAACCGCTCCTCTCAGCGGCCCTCACCTGGGTTTCCAGCCTTTGGTGACCATCCATGAGCTGGGGGAGCAGGCCCTGTTGCAAGCCTGTGTCCTCACGTGCCCTGTGGTGCCCGGAGAGGGGGTAGGAGTGTTTGAGGTGGTGGCCAACAGCTGTTGTCAGCGTGGCCTGCGGACGCTTGGGTCCCCAGGACACTCAGAATGCTCAGACGTTCCCCACCGGCCCCCATCCGCAGGCTGACACGCACCTCAGTGCCGGCCGTGGCGCTGCCCTGGGTGCCTGGGCCAGGCTGCCGCTCCAGGGGCCGTGCAGGAGGCCCAGCGGTGAGCCTCGACTCCAGGGGACACAGCGTTGCGTCTCTGGGGCGAGCAGGGCAGGCCGTGTCCGCCGCTGCTCGTGAAGGAGGGGCTGACGGGCAAGGTGGTGGTTCAGCCTGGGGACCTTTTCTCGGGTGAATGGGAGCCTCCAACCGGAGGGAGACAGCTGACGGTGCTGTGGCcggagaggctggggaggggctcGAGAAAGGCCTCCGTTTGTCCTGTGACTCGGCCGCGACGACAGCAAGAACCCGTGTCCTTCAGCCACGTTCGAGCGCATCGGGAAGGTCTCATCAGCTCCGTGAGTGACTATTTTCCGAATGACCAGCGCTTGGTGTTGCAAACTTGGGCTGGGTGTGAGCGCAGGGTGGGCTGCTGGGCTGCTGGGCCTCCGGGTGCGAGTTAGTCACAGGTGCAGCGTCAGAGGCTTGTTGAGTCTTTAGTGTTGGATCAAGGAAGGCTGGCCGTTGTCTGAGGGGCCTCCTCCCCTCAGCCCATCTGCTCCCTCAGCTGGCCTGTCCTCCCTTCTGGCCCAGTTGCCATCTGGGGGCCACACAGGGTCCCTGAGCTTGGGAGCCCCTTGGGTGCCAGCAGCGGGTGGGGGAGATGGGTGCTTCTCAGAGGTGGAGGCCCTCGGGCGTGCCTGGGGGCTGCGGAGGGGCGGCCCGGCCCTCTAGAAGCTCTCCACGGACCAGCCCTGACACGGACTTTATCCAGGCCCGGGAGTCCATTGAGAGCCCTAAGCCGGGGCGTGACTGGACGGGCCTGGGTTTGAGGAGGTGACTTGGGCCTGGCGGCTCCAGGTCGTGGGGGCACCTGTGTCGGACTTTAGGCTCCCGCCTCGCTCCTAGGGGAGGCGCTCCTGGGTGCGTCCTGTGGGCCTGGCCCAGAAGCCCCAGTTTGCGTGGGCCTCCCGTGTCCCCGGCCACGTGGCTGGGGGGCCCTGAGGATGGCCCTTCCCTGGATCCGGAAGCTCTGTCTCCCCGCGGCCAGCACACCGGCTCTCGCGGACCTGAGGCGGTGGTGTGAAGCGCACGCATGTTGCCCTTGTGAGAGGTGGCTCGCGGCCCCTCCTGGCGTCCCCACCGCTGAGTTGTGGGCGCGTGCCACGTCCCCGCGTCTGTCCAGGTCTTTGGACAGTGGGCTTGCCCTGTCTGTAGAGTGGGGTGCTGGTTGTGCCTGAGACTCAGCCACCTGCTGGGAGTCACTGCACCCCGCCCCGCGGGCCACCGCAGGCCCGCTTTCTGCCCCGCCTCAGCGGTCCACGGTCACCCCCTTGGGCCGCTCTGCTTCCTGGGGCAGAGGGCTGTCCACGTCTCTGTCGCTGGACGCAGCCTGTTAACGTCAGATGGCTTTCCAGTCCCATCTGAAGCAGCTCTGAGCGTGTTCCTGCCGAGTCCCGGggaccctcctctctccctccctccccgagCTTGGCCTCTCCTGTCTGGCCGGCCGCAGGGCCTGCTGGACAGGCGGGCCCTCCTCTGAGTGTCCCCGCGGGCACTTCAGGCCCAGGGCACAGGCTGCAGTATCTTCCTTGGCAGTTTCCTAGTTTTATCCTtgaaaacagctttttaaaaactggtgGGTGCCTGAGGCGTCTGCTGCTGTGTTTACGGTCGTGGACCAGAGCCACCTGGTGGTTACCTTTGGCGTGCCCCTGGGCTTTGGCGGGAGGCCCTCCAGGCTGGGCAGACCCTTCTGCCCGTGGCCTCCTCTGACCCCAGTCCTGGGCCTCATCCTGCGCCTCCTGGGAGTGCCTGCTGGGGTTTGCAGGGCCCCTTCCCGTCCCCCGCAGGTGTCACCTGGACCCCAGACGGTCAGAGTGTCGGCGGTTGCTGCTGCCTTCGGCTGGCCAACCCGTCTGCCCTGATGAGAGGTTTCTGGTGGTTTTATTCtgtaaagatttcttttttgacGTGGACGATTTTTAAAGCCTTCGTTGGCATTGTTCCAGTATCGCTTTGGCTTTTTATTGGCCACGGGGCACGAGGGGTCTTCGCTCCTGACACCGCCTGCGTTGGAGGGCAGAGTTCCCTCTGAGAGGTTTGAAGGTGGTCGCTCCGTGTCCCGCAGGTTCCTGGCTGGGCTCGGGGGTTCCTTCCTTCACGTCGGGGCTGTTTCTCCCCTCGGGTTGTTGTGATTAGTCTGGGATTGGGTGGGCTTGCTCGTCAGCCCTGGGACTGGCCCTGCACTGATCCTACCTAAGAAGCGTGCCAGCTGTGAGCGACTGCGCCCCAGGCTCTTCCCAGGTGGGCACATGCCCCGCGTCCAGACAGAAGCTCCTCGCGTGTCGAGTCCTGCCCGCTCCCCGTCCTCCCCCGCTTCTGGCCTTGCCCAGGGCCCCCTGCGCCCCTTCAGGGTCTGGCTGCCCCGCTCCCCTGTTGGCTGGCGGCTGCAGGGCGTGCCCGTGGTCAGCTCTTCCTGAGCCAGGTTCGTCCCGCGCGCCGCCGGGGGGCTCTGCCCCTGCCTGGCTCCTGGGGCTTGCACGCCTCCCATCTCGGTCTTTCTAGAGCCTGAGCGTCCTCTTTCCTGCCCGGAAGCCCGCTTTCCGTCCTCAGTCGGCCGCGTGAACCCTGTCCTGCCGTCTGCCATCcagtttgggttttgtttctgtGACTGTCCTGGGCAGGGTGTGGGGCCTGGGTGTCTCTGCCGCCATGCGGGTGCAGGGGTTGGCTGCTCTTTTCCTGGGAAGGACTTCCACCCTGAGGGGGTCCTTCCTATTGTTCAGTGGGGAAGCGTCCTCTCGTCTCATACACAGAAGTGGTGGTTGAAAGTGATAGGGTCTGTTTTGTCTTTTAGATCTTTGAGAGTCGTGGGTTAGCGTGCGAGGTCCTTTCTAGCTTCTCGAGTTGTTTAATGGTTGGGGTCTTGGAGTCTGCGACCTAGAgaggccctgggctgggcagTTGCCTCGCTGACTCCTGGAAGGTGCCCCAGGCGGGTGGGCAATGGTGCCGGTCCCTCCCAGCAGGCAGCCCGGCCCCGTCCCGCCTCCAGGACAGCCCTGGGAGCCGAGCCCCATTTCCTAGTCACTCTGGGCATGTTTACGTGGGAAAGGTGTCTTCCCTTTGGGGGCCACTTCGTTCCTCTTGACCCCCGTCGCTGGGTGTTTCCTGCCTTCTGGGGAGTAGGAAGCTGGTCTCCTAGCTTCTGGGTCTGGGGTCAGAGTAGGGCCGGACTGTCTGTGTCCCCTGAATGTGCTCCCCGGTCCGGGCCTGCCACCCCGCAGGGCGAGTAGGAAGCGGACGTGGGAGCCACCAGGCAGAGGCTCCTCGGGGCCCTGGATCCCGGCCATGTGGGGACGCCTCCCACGGGCTCCTTGCCTCCAGGCTCCTGCTCTTTGCTGCCCGCTGTCCCCTTCCCAAGCGCTCAGGCCCCTCCGGCCAGCGGGGGGCCAGGCGGGCACCTTGTCTGGATGTTTTTGTAACAGTGATCTCGCCCCATCTCAGCACTCCTGGCCAGGGCCTCCCTGCAGGACCCCGCCTCGTGCCCGCCTGGTGCCCACCAGCCAGCTGTGCCAGGGCCAGCGGGGGGAGCTGGCTGCAGGCCCCATGTCGTGCAGGTGGGAGCGACGGGTggctggaggagggtggggggcacGCGCACAGGGTTCCCCCAGACAGCAGGCGTCGCGTGGCGCCGTGAGCCCCCTAGGTGGGCTGCGCATGTGGGACAGAGGGGCCGTGGGCATCGGGAGCAGGCTCTGGGCGGTAGGTGGAGTGGGCGCCTCctcccacactgctcaggcttgGAGGACCGCCCCGGGTCCCTCCCAACGCCTCTCCAGCAGTCTGACCGAGTCCCAGCGTCTGTTTCCTGGGCGTCCCgtcaggaggagggcagggctccTGGCATTCACAGGGCCCGCTGCTTTCCAGGAGGACAGTCTGGGAGGCCAGCCAGGAGCGGCTGGCGGGCATCCAGGCCTGGGCTCACCAGGGCCGTGGGGCCCACTCGCCAGCAGCCCCACCTGCAGGGCAGCCAGAGGGGCTGTGGAGGCCAGGGCTGTTCCCCAGGGAGCGGCGGGCATGGCCCGGGCCCCAGGGTGAGGTGGTCAGCGGGCCGCCGGACCGGGCATCGGACGGGGAGGAGACACTGGGGTTGTCCTGGGTGGCAAAGTCTGGAGCAGGGCTCTGCCCTTAGCTTGctcctgtgaccttgggcaggttgctTAAGCCCCAGAGCCCCAGTCTCATCTGCACTGGAGACGGAGGGCGCGCCCTGCGAGCAGGATGCTCATCAGCCTGGCATGGGGCGTCGGGGGCTGGCGCTGCCTCCAGGTGCCCCTCCTGCAGCCCTGGAGGGCCTGGCTCACACCTGCCGGGACCACACCCGGAGCTCCGGGCGCTCACGCCGGGTCAGCTGGACCCCCACGCTGGTGGCCGGCGTGTGTCTGCGGCCTGTGACGAGCCCGCAGTGCTTAAGGCCCTTGGGCGTGGCGGCCAGGTAGTAGGCATCTTGAGGGGCTCACGGCCCCctggtggggtggaggtgggctgGGATGCCCCCTTTTCTGCTTGGAGGGAGGGGCGCCTGGTACCACACCCTGTTCCCCGGCGTTTCCACCCAGAGGCTGAAGGACGGGGCAGCCCGAGGGCTCAGCCTCCCTGGTTCCGGGCTCCATAGTGGTCCAGGCCGAGCTGGACCGGCTGCTGTGGAATCCGGCTGAAGCACCTGAGGGCTTCTCTCACTGCCGCCTGCCCTCCCGGGCGTCAGGAGAGGCCCTCCATGAGGCCTGAGCTGGGGGGAGGAAGGGCGCCCGGGACCTCGGCCAGGACCCGTTGGTCATCGAGCAGAGGGCTGGGAAAGTCGCCCAGGGCCTCTGTTCACAAGAGACCCCTTCCTTGAGGGGTGTCGGGGTCAGCCTAGCAGGGACAACTCCCAGCCCACCTCTCTGACCTGTCCGTCTGTCCAGGCTCTGGGCACGGTGGAGTGGGCACGCGGGGCGGGGCGACCGGCTGCCGGGGCGTTCCAGCCCGTGGCGGCTCCTGCCAGGCTGGGCAGCGGCCCCACACCAGCGGGCCTTGCGCTGCCGGCGAGCCGGGCCAGCCCCCTCCCCGGCCACCCCTGCCAGCGGGGAGCCATGCTAGGGGCAGGAGGCAGCTGGCAGGCTGGAGCAAGGCCTCCCGGCCACCCCACACCCCGGGTCTGGGCACATTCCTGAGGACCGGCCCGGCCGCCCTGGCCCTGGGCGGGGGAGGGGTGCGCCAGGAGGGGCTCCGGGCTCAGGCCGCTGCCCCCTGCCTGGCTGCACGCCCAGGGTGCCCAGGCCTGCTGCGGTGGGGGGCAAGCAGCCAGGACCTCGGGACCCCTCTCCCAGGACCTGAAGCTCTGGGGGTCCGGGAAGCCCGCCCGCATCTGGCGGCAGCTGCCAGCAGCCTTGGCGGGCTGGTATTGAAAGGGCGAGCCTGCGAGGGCCATGTGGTCAGGCCAGGCTGGGCAGGAGGGGGCTGGGCTCTGGCAGGGAGGGGGCGAGCGCAGACCCAGAgggaagggcagggcagggcagggggctggggagccAGAAGCGGTTGAGACTGGATCTTATAAATAGCCCGCTGCACCAGCGCCTCCATTTCTGGCCTTTTGTTATGTAAATGTGGCCAGCCTAGAAGGGCCTTGCCCAGGCCTCCTGCCACCCCGCCCGCCCAGAGCTGCGCGCCTGTCCCCCCCACTGCCCCTACCGAGGCGGCCCCCGGAGTACCCTGCTTCCTGTGGGGGTGCGGCCGAGCACCCCACACCTGCCTCCTTCCTGCCACCAGCCGGGCCGCAGGCACCCTGCTGCTGCCTCCTGCCCAGCTGTCCGGGCGCCGACCCCGCCGCAGCCGGGAGCCTGGCTCCAGCCTCGAGCCCTCCGCCCCCCGTGCGAGGCCTGCCTGCTAACTGTCCACCTTCTCTGCAGGTGACCAGGCATTGATGCACCCCCAGGGAGGCCGCGCACTCGAGGAGGCCACCCCCCCTGGCTGCTGCTCACATGGTTTCTGGGCCCCTGGCACTCCGgtaggctgggggagggggggctgGGGGTgcggcagggggcgggggctgcTCCTCCTCCGGGGGACTCCGGGCAGCTGAGCGCCTGGCCTGCGTGCTGGCCCCGGCCTTTGTGTGTGGGCAGCGCTGGCAgcgtgggggaggaggggctgtgggCTCATGGCCCTCCGCACTCCCAGCCAGGTGTTCCGCGCCTTGGGCTCTTTGTCCCCCTTGGCTGgccagggcggggaggggggctggtTCCCTTGGGTCTGAGTGCTGGCCCACGTGGGCACCGTGCGCAGAGCCTTCCCGGGTGGATGGGGTGtggaggcttctctgtctttgaagACAAGGGGCAGGTGGGCGGGCGCGACCCCTCccgagggggagggtggggacccTGGATCCCTGCCGGGGGAGGCCCTGGGCAGTGCGCTCCTCTGCCGGGTCAGGGCCTGAGCCCAGGGACATGAAGGCCCCTGTGGGTAGGCGCGCGCGCCTGAGCAGCCGGAGGGGCGGGGCCGTGGCCTGGCGCAGCCGCCCCCGCGCACAGCCTCGGCGGGGTTTCCCAGGCTCGGACAACCTGCCCTACCCAGGAAGGCCCTGGGGCCTGCGGTACCAGGCTTGGTCAGGTCACCTCTTGCTCGGCACCCAGAGGCACAGGCCGGGgggatgagggggtggggggaatggccGGGCTGCAGCGTCGCGTGGCGTTGCTGGAGGCTGCGGGTCCTACCTGCCCACGTGGTACTCGAGGAGAAGGTGGCTTCAGTGCGCACTGGGCGGCTCCGTGTGCGGATCCAATTTCCGGCTGGACCGGAAAGCCGGGCTGCTGTGCGCCCTCGCCGGCGATGCGTCCGCCAGGGGTTCTGTCCCCTTGTGGTCTCTGCCGCTCACCCACAGGTCCGTCTGGGCATGGGGTCACCTTCCTCTAGGGGACGGAGCCCTGGTTTTTCTGCCCCGCACATGTGCCCCGAGTTGTCCCTGCGTCTTCAAGTGTACAGATGGGCTGGTGGCAGGCGGGCAGCCTGGGGGAGGCCCCAGGAGGCCCCCCGCTGATGGGCGTGTGTCTGCTCCTGCCCGCAGGTGGTGCGTGTGGGCGGGGCGCGGGGACCTGGGGCCCGACATGGAGCTGCCCAGCCACTCGAAGCAGCTCCTGCTGCAGCTGAACCAGCAGCGCACGCAGGGCTTCCTGTGTGACGTCATCGTCATGGTGGAGAACGCCGTCTTCCGCGCCCACAAGAACGTGCTGGCCGCCAGCAGCGTCTACTTCAAGTCCCTGGTGCTGCACGACAACCTCATCAGCCTGGACACGGACATGGTCAGCTCCGCGGTGTTCCAGCAGATCCTGGACTTCATCTACACTGGCCGCCTGCTGCCCGGTGAGCCGCCTGCCGAGCCCAACTTCAGCACGCTGCTCACCGCCGCCAGCTACCTCCAGCTGCCCGAGCTGGCGGCCCTCTGCCGGCGCAAGCTCAAGAGAGCCGGCAAGCCCTTCGGCTCCGGGCGGGGCAGCGCCGGCCTGGGGCGGCCCCCCCGCAGCCAGCGGCTGTCCACGGCCTCGGTCATCCAGACCCGCTACCCAGGCCTCGTGGACGGGCGCAAAGGGGCCCACGTCCCCCAGGAGCTCTCCCAGGCCAAAGGCTCCGACGACGAGCTCTTCCTGGGCAGCTTGAGCCAGGAGGGCGCACACGGCCTGGGTCGGCCCGTCTGTCCCGGCAGCGGGGAGGCcggcctgggaggctgcagtacTAACGGGAGCGGCGGCAGCTGTGAGCAGGAGCTGGGCCTGGACTTGTCCAAGAAGAGCCCCCCGctgccccccgccacccccgggCCCTCCCTCACCCCCGACGACCCAGCCCAACTGAGCGACAGCCAGGAGGGCTCGCCCCTCTCGACCTCTGCCCCTCCCGTCGCCAACAGTGCCTCTTACACCGAGCTGGGGGCGGCCCTCAGTGAGCCCATGGATCTGGAGGGGGCGGACGACAACCCGCTGTGCCTGCTGGAGGGGCCGGGCGGGCCGCCGCCCCGCAAGAGCCTCCGGCACTCGGCCCGCAAGAAGGAGTGGGCCAAGAAGGAGCCTGCGGCCGCCTCCCCGTTTGAGCGGAGGGACGTGGCACCCAAGGGCCCGTGCCCGGGGGAGGAGGCCGAAGGGCTGGGCGATAGGGTCCCCAACGGGCTCCTGGCCGGCAGCGCGGCGGCAGGCAGGCCCTTCGGGGAGGCCCCGCACGCctgcaaggaggaggaggagaatggcAAGGACGGCAGCGACGACAGCGCGCAGAGCGGGAGCGAGGGCGGCCCGGCCGGCGCGCCCTACGTGTACCGGCAGGAGGGCTTCGAGCAGGTGCCCTACGGTGACAACCTGTACGTGTGCATCCCCTGCGCCAAGGGCTTCCCCAGCTCGGAGCAGCTCAACGCGCACGTGGAGACGCACGCGGAGGAGGAGCTGCTCATCAAGGAGGAGGGCGGCGCCTACGAGGCGGGCGGCGCGGGCGCCGACGAGGAGGCGGAGGACCTGTCGGCGCCCAGCGCGGCCCCGGCGGCCGGGCCGCGGCCCTTCCAGTGCTCCGCCTGCGAGAAGAGCTACAAGGACGCGGCCACGCTGCGCCAGCACGAGAAGACGCACTGGCTGGCGCGGCCCTTCCCGTGCGGCATCTGCGGGAAGATGTTCACGCAGCGCGGCACCATGACGCGGCACATGCGCAGCCACCTGGGCCTCAAGCCCTTCGCCTGCGGCGAGTGCGGCATGCGCTTCACGCGCCAGTACCGCCTCACCGAGCACATGCGCGTGCACTCGGGCGAGAAGCCCTACGAGTGCCAGCTCTGCGGGGGCAAGTTCACGCAGCAGCGGAACCTCATCAGCCACCTGCGCATGCACACCGCGCCCTCCTAGAAGCCAAAGA
This window of the Capra hircus breed San Clemente unplaced genomic scaffold, ASM170441v1, whole genome shotgun sequence genome carries:
- the HIC2 gene encoding hypermethylated in cancer 2 protein, which translates into the protein MVSGPLALRWCVWAGRGDLGPDMELPSHSKQLLLQLNQQRTQGFLCDVIVMVENAVFRAHKNVLAASSVYFKSLVLHDNLISLDTDMVSSAVFQQILDFIYTGRLLPGEPPAEPNFSTLLTAASYLQLPELAALCRRKLKRAGKPFGSGRGSAGLGRPPRSQRLSTASVIQTRYPGLVDGRKGAHVPQELSQAKGSDDELFLGSLSQEGAHGLGRPVCPGSGEAGLGGCSTNGSGGSCEQELGLDLSKKSPPLPPATPGPSLTPDDPAQLSDSQEGSPLSTSAPPVANSASYTELGAALSEPMDLEGADDNPLCLLEGPGGPPPRKSLRHSARKKEWAKKEPAAASPFERRDVAPKGPCPGEEAEGLGDRVPNGLLAGSAAAGRPFGEAPHACKEEEENGKDGSDDSAQSGSEGGPAGAPYVYRQEGFEQVPYGDNLYVCIPCAKGFPSSEQLNAHVETHAEEELLIKEEGGAYEAGGAGADEEAEDLSAPSAAPAAGPRPFQCSACEKSYKDAATLRQHEKTHWLARPFPCGICGKMFTQRGTMTRHMRSHLGLKPFACGECGMRFTRQYRLTEHMRVHSGEKPYECQLCGGKFTQQRNLISHLRMHTAPS